From Pogoniulus pusillus isolate bPogPus1 chromosome 5, bPogPus1.pri, whole genome shotgun sequence, the proteins below share one genomic window:
- the ING1 gene encoding inhibitor of growth protein 1 isoform X3, protein MLHCIQRALIRSQELGDEKIQIVSQMVELVENRTRQVDSHVELFETCQEPNDTTGNSGKASQDKSKNETITQAEKPNNKRSRRQRNNENRENASNNHDHDDITSGTPKEKKAKTSKKKKRSKAKAEREASPPDLPIDPNEPTYCLCNQVSYGEMIGCDNDECPIEWFHFSCVGLNHKPKGKWYCPKCRGENEKTMDKALEKSKKERAYNR, encoded by the coding sequence ATGTTGCACTGCATACAGAGAGCCTTGATTCGGAGTCAGGAACTAGGAGATGAGAAGATCCAAATCGTCAGTCAGATGGTGGAGCTCGTGGAGAACAGAACTAGGCAAGTGGATAGCCACGTGGAACTGTTTGAAACTTGTCAAGAGCCTAATGATACCACTGGAAACAGCGGGAAAGCCAGCCAAGACAAGTCAAAGAATGAGACAATCACacaggctgaaaagcccaaCAACAAGAGATCCAGGCGGCAAAGGAACAATGAGAATCGAGAAAATGCTTCAAATAATCATGATCATGATGACATCACCTCAGGAACTccaaaggagaagaaagcaaaaacaTCCAAGAAGAAGAAACGCTCCAAGGCCAAAGCAGAAAGGGAAGCTTCTCCCCCAGACCTTCCTATTGACCCTAATGAGCCAACATACTGCTTGTGCAACCAAGTCTCCTATGGAGAAATGATAGGATGCGATAATGACGAGTGCCCCATTGAGTGGTTTCACTTTTCCTGTGTGGGACTCAACCATAAACCAAAGGGCAAATGGTATTGCCCCAAATGTAGAGGAGAAAATGAGAAAACTATGGACAAGGCATTGGAGAAGTCTAAAAAAGAAAGGGCCTACAACAGGTAG
- the ING1 gene encoding inhibitor of growth protein 1 isoform X1, producing the protein MFVGPKRHRRGWGGFCWVSSGRRRRRLVALPVVWEPSHQGAWALSPVIEILKDLDDYYEKFKRETDAVQKRRMLHCIQRALIRSQELGDEKIQIVSQMVELVENRTRQVDSHVELFETCQEPNDTTGNSGKASQDKSKNETITQAEKPNNKRSRRQRNNENRENASNNHDHDDITSGTPKEKKAKTSKKKKRSKAKAEREASPPDLPIDPNEPTYCLCNQVSYGEMIGCDNDECPIEWFHFSCVGLNHKPKGKWYCPKCRGENEKTMDKALEKSKKERAYNR; encoded by the exons ATGTTTGTCGGCCCAAAACGCCATCGGCGCGGCTGGGGAGGCTTCTGCTGGGTATCGTCCGGGCGGCGGAGGAGGCGGCTGGTCGCCTTGCCAGTGGTATGGGAGCCCTCTCACCAGGGTGCATGGGCACTCAGCCCTGTAATCG AGATTCTGAAGGACCTGGATGATTACTATGAAAAATTTAAACGAGAGACAGATGCTGTTCAGAAGAGAAGAATGTTGCACTGCATACAGAGAGCCTTGATTCGGAGTCAGGAACTAGGAGATGAGAAGATCCAAATCGTCAGTCAGATGGTGGAGCTCGTGGAGAACAGAACTAGGCAAGTGGATAGCCACGTGGAACTGTTTGAAACTTGTCAAGAGCCTAATGATACCACTGGAAACAGCGGGAAAGCCAGCCAAGACAAGTCAAAGAATGAGACAATCACacaggctgaaaagcccaaCAACAAGAGATCCAGGCGGCAAAGGAACAATGAGAATCGAGAAAATGCTTCAAATAATCATGATCATGATGACATCACCTCAGGAACTccaaaggagaagaaagcaaaaacaTCCAAGAAGAAGAAACGCTCCAAGGCCAAAGCAGAAAGGGAAGCTTCTCCCCCAGACCTTCCTATTGACCCTAATGAGCCAACATACTGCTTGTGCAACCAAGTCTCCTATGGAGAAATGATAGGATGCGATAATGACGAGTGCCCCATTGAGTGGTTTCACTTTTCCTGTGTGGGACTCAACCATAAACCAAAGGGCAAATGGTATTGCCCCAAATGTAGAGGAGAAAATGAGAAAACTATGGACAAGGCATTGGAGAAGTCTAAAAAAGAAAGGGCCTACAACAGGTAG
- the ING1 gene encoding inhibitor of growth protein 1 isoform X2 has translation MKMLSPANGDQLHLVNYVEDYLDSIESMPFDLQRNVSLMREIDAKYQEILKDLDDYYEKFKRETDAVQKRRMLHCIQRALIRSQELGDEKIQIVSQMVELVENRTRQVDSHVELFETCQEPNDTTGNSGKASQDKSKNETITQAEKPNNKRSRRQRNNENRENASNNHDHDDITSGTPKEKKAKTSKKKKRSKAKAEREASPPDLPIDPNEPTYCLCNQVSYGEMIGCDNDECPIEWFHFSCVGLNHKPKGKWYCPKCRGENEKTMDKALEKSKKERAYNR, from the exons ATGAAAATGTTGAGTCCTGCAAACGGAGACCAGCTTCACCTAGTGAACTATGTGGAGGATTATCTGGACTCCATCGAGTCTATGCCCTTCGATCTGCAGAGAAATGTCTCCTTGATGAGAGAAATAGACGCCAAATATCAAG AGATTCTGAAGGACCTGGATGATTACTATGAAAAATTTAAACGAGAGACAGATGCTGTTCAGAAGAGAAGAATGTTGCACTGCATACAGAGAGCCTTGATTCGGAGTCAGGAACTAGGAGATGAGAAGATCCAAATCGTCAGTCAGATGGTGGAGCTCGTGGAGAACAGAACTAGGCAAGTGGATAGCCACGTGGAACTGTTTGAAACTTGTCAAGAGCCTAATGATACCACTGGAAACAGCGGGAAAGCCAGCCAAGACAAGTCAAAGAATGAGACAATCACacaggctgaaaagcccaaCAACAAGAGATCCAGGCGGCAAAGGAACAATGAGAATCGAGAAAATGCTTCAAATAATCATGATCATGATGACATCACCTCAGGAACTccaaaggagaagaaagcaaaaacaTCCAAGAAGAAGAAACGCTCCAAGGCCAAAGCAGAAAGGGAAGCTTCTCCCCCAGACCTTCCTATTGACCCTAATGAGCCAACATACTGCTTGTGCAACCAAGTCTCCTATGGAGAAATGATAGGATGCGATAATGACGAGTGCCCCATTGAGTGGTTTCACTTTTCCTGTGTGGGACTCAACCATAAACCAAAGGGCAAATGGTATTGCCCCAAATGTAGAGGAGAAAATGAGAAAACTATGGACAAGGCATTGGAGAAGTCTAAAAAAGAAAGGGCCTACAACAGGTAG